The Shewanella algae DNA segment GGATCCCGTGATGGGCATTGTCGGAGCTGTTATCATCAGTCGCTGGGCTTGGGGACTTATCAGCCAAACCAGCCCTATTTTGCTTGACGCAGGTGTTGAAGCCGAGTTCAGTCGTAAGCTGGTGGAACGGATAGAAGCCGAAAAAGACCACAAGGTAACCGATATTCATGTGTGGCCGGTCAGCGCCGATCATCACGCAGCCATGATCTCTTTGGTGAGCCACGCTCCCCACAGTACCGACTATTATCATGAGTTGCTGGCGGATTTCAGTCGCATAGATCATCTGACCATTGAAGTAAATCAATGTGCCGACTGCGATAAAGCGGCGATGCCGAGAGCCAAAGAATGTGAGCAAGCGAGCCACACAGAGACAGGACATCATCACCATCATCATTGAGGTGCAAAAATAGATGAAACAGCAACAGCGGCAGGATTCGCTGCAACAGTCAATCAACCACGCCATCATAGAGTTTTATGAGCGTCTGTCCTCATGGGAGCAGAGCGTAGTCAGAGACCAAGGCGCTTCACTGGCGCAGATCCATACAGTGGAGATCCTGGGGGCTCACGGCCCTATGAAGATGAAGGAACTGGCGGAAAAGCTCGGTATTACCACAGGAACCCTGACCGTGCAGGTTGAACGTTTGGTTAAGGCGGGCCTGGCCGAACGTCAGCCCTTGGAAAATGACCGGCGCGCCATCCAGGTATCCTTAACCGAAAAGGGCGAGCAGATGTTTAAGGAACATGATGCCCTGCATCTGCAGTTAACCCGTGAGATGACCGCGAAATTCAGTGACGCTGAGCTGGAGCAACTGCTTGGGTTCTTCAATCGGCTCAACAGCGAATTCTAATTGCGACTGTTTACCCTGATATAAAACCTCAAAGCGCCTTTAAAAGGCGCTTTCTTTTTCTCCGGAACATGGAAGAGCACAATAAAACTTGCCGTAATTTACTCTCAGAGACATTTTGACGACTTTCAGTTTGCCATGCTTAATGCGTCTCCAACTTACAATTGCGGGACATTTGCATGCAAAGCGGCTCTTGAGTTATCAAACGACTCTTTTAACCTTTTATACCGCAGTTTTAGCGTATGGTGCATCGCGAACTTTCCCATTGGCACAGAGTCTGAAAGCTTAATTCGGCCCCATGAGCGATGTCGGAACCGATAAGGGAACCTTAAGATAAAATTGTTATATTAACATTTAGTTAACCATAAGTTAAAATTGCTGGGCCTTGCATCAATTTTAACCGTCATTTAGGAATGAGTGTGTTGAATCCCATCTCTGTCAATCGCCTGACCTTTGTACTGGCACTGTTTTTTGTGGCCGTGTTCAATGTGCCTTTTTTTACCATAGTCAAACAGGGGCTCGAGAACCAAGCGCATGTGGACCCTTTGTTTGTGGCTACTATTCCCATCTTCTTGATCTCGGCTTTGGGGATACTGTTTTCCCTGTTCAGCTTTAAATATATTCTCAAACCTTTTTTTATTGTGCTATTGCTGTGTTCATCGGGGGTATTTTTTGCCGCGTTCAAATATGGCGTAGTATTCGATACCGGCATGATAGAGAATACCTTTCAGACCAACAGCGCCGAGGCCTTGACCTATGTGAACTGGGCATCGATATTAAATCTGCTGTTGACCGGGGTGCTGCCGGCAGTGCTCTTGTATCGTATCCAGATCGCCTATAAGCCCATAGGCAAGGAGCTGGCGTACAAGGCGCTGTACATTATAGCGAACATCCTCATCATAGTGGTGATAGCCTTTTTCTATATGCAGAATTATCTGGCTTTTGGTCGCAATAATGATGAAATCAAACGTTACATTGTGCCCACCTATTTTGTCGGCTCGGCGGCCAAATACATCAATCAGCACTACCTGCAAAAGCCGCTCGAATATCAAAAGTTGGGTACAGATGCCAAGCAGGTAAAACCAGCCGGTGAAACTAAACCCAGACTGATGGTGCTGGTGGTTGGTGAAACCGCCAGGGCGCAAAATTACCAATACTATGGCTATGACAGGCCAACCAATGTCTACACCAAGGCGATTTCACCGCTGATCTTCAGCGATGTCAGCTCTTGTGGCACGGCCACGGCAGTTTCTTTACCCTGTATGTTTTCCCGAATG contains these protein-coding regions:
- a CDS encoding phosphoethanolamine transferase, whose product is MSVLNPISVNRLTFVLALFFVAVFNVPFFTIVKQGLENQAHVDPLFVATIPIFLISALGILFSLFSFKYILKPFFIVLLLCSSGVFFAAFKYGVVFDTGMIENTFQTNSAEALTYVNWASILNLLLTGVLPAVLLYRIQIAYKPIGKELAYKALYIIANILIIVVIAFFYMQNYLAFGRNNDEIKRYIVPTYFVGSAAKYINQHYLQKPLEYQKLGTDAKQVKPAGETKPRLMVLVVGETARAQNYQYYGYDRPTNVYTKAISPLIFSDVSSCGTATAVSLPCMFSRMSREDYDSRAAKAQDTAVDVLNHAGVKVQWFDNDSGCKGVCDRVENKLIALNADPKLCDGQFCQDQVLLDELKQALLQPNNGQDRLIVLHIIGSHGPTYYLRYPEQYRRFTPDCQRSDIQNCSREQLTNTYDNTILYTDYIVSQVVEQLKGRSGDYDTAMMYLSDHGESLGEKGMYLHGSPYAIAPSEQTRVPWMAWFSKQFKQQLGLNDDCLAKEAAAKSVSHDNLFDTLLGLFDVSSKVYQPELDLIALCRR
- a CDS encoding MarR family winged helix-turn-helix transcriptional regulator, coding for MKQQQRQDSLQQSINHAIIEFYERLSSWEQSVVRDQGASLAQIHTVEILGAHGPMKMKELAEKLGITTGTLTVQVERLVKAGLAERQPLENDRRAIQVSLTEKGEQMFKEHDALHLQLTREMTAKFSDAELEQLLGFFNRLNSEF